One segment of Verrucomicrobiales bacterium DNA contains the following:
- a CDS encoding DUF642 domain-containing protein, whose protein sequence is MKTKLLNLSGRSCLVQPISDDRGYWRHIPRGRSVFQLALLGASLLSRVQAAELVQNGSFELPDVNLTPGKVVASRGSFLTVNPGSAVVPGWEIPGVAIALTQTPYDEGLGLLVAGDGRQSVDLTDTVFNGLGAVQQGIPTIPGRDYVLTFQLGIRPGSEAYAGPIKVRASAGPAQADFTHDGPSFIPGPQWQSFALPFRASSARTLLRFENVSAAHWSALDRVSVLELDSPASAAYHLASWTVDGGGGNSAGGGFLLSGTVGQPDSGPLQGGGFRLEGGFWHSSRGLDLQIALEGHQVRLSWEAFLGGDRLETAVRLSGPGILPWVLIDLPWSATSVVMSGADGPRYFRLRTD, encoded by the coding sequence ATGAAGACAAAATTACTTAACCTTTCGGGCCGGTCTTGCCTGGTTCAGCCGATCTCCGACGATCGTGGCTACTGGCGTCATATTCCCCGAGGTCGGTCAGTTTTTCAACTCGCCTTGCTTGGAGCTTCGCTTCTCTCCCGCGTGCAGGCGGCGGAGTTGGTGCAGAACGGATCCTTTGAACTGCCCGACGTGAACCTGACCCCGGGGAAGGTAGTCGCATCGCGCGGCTCCTTCCTCACGGTGAACCCGGGAAGCGCGGTGGTTCCCGGGTGGGAAATACCGGGGGTGGCCATCGCCCTCACACAGACACCTTACGACGAAGGGCTTGGTTTGCTCGTTGCGGGCGATGGTCGGCAATCAGTGGATCTCACGGACACTGTTTTCAACGGCTTGGGTGCCGTGCAGCAAGGCATTCCGACCATCCCTGGGCGAGACTACGTTCTGACGTTCCAGCTGGGGATTCGGCCTGGTTCAGAGGCCTACGCTGGCCCGATCAAAGTTCGGGCGTCCGCCGGGCCCGCTCAGGCCGATTTTACACACGATGGTCCTTCCTTCATACCCGGCCCGCAGTGGCAATCCTTTGCCCTTCCGTTCCGTGCCTCATCCGCCAGGACTCTCCTCCGGTTTGAGAATGTGTCCGCCGCTCACTGGTCAGCACTCGATCGCGTCTCGGTTCTCGAGTTGGACTCGCCTGCGTCCGCAGCGTATCACCTGGCTTCCTGGACTGTCGATGGAGGCGGAGGGAATTCGGCTGGCGGGGGGTTTCTGCTGTCCGGGACCGTCGGACAGCCTGACTCGGGACCGCTACAGGGCGGGGGCTTTCGGTTAGAGGGAGGATTTTGGCACTCGAGCCGTGGGCTGGATTTGCAGATTGCCTTGGAGGGGCATCAGGTGAGGTTGAGCTGGGAGGCTTTTCTCGGTGGAGATCGGCTGGAGACGGCGGTGCGGCTATCTGGGCCTGGGATTCTGCCATGGGTGCTGATCGATCTGCCTTGGAGTGCGACGAGCGTGGTGATGTCGGGAGCCGATGGACCTCGCTACTTCCGTCTGCGAACGGACTGA